The region CCAAGGAACTTGGAATGTGGAGTGAGTTTTCAGATCGTCTGATGATGAAGCTTCTGCCCACTCCGCCTTTGGATCACGAGTTGGGATATTTGTTTTGGGCGCTCTTTCCAGACAAAGATGATCCATTGTGGTTGGCATCTATCGACAACGTGACCTTTGATAAACTGGTGGAGCTTTTTCAGTACGAAGTCGCAGCTGAGGAGCGTGACTGGAACCGTTTGCAAAGTGATCTTGAAGACGCTTTGGTTTACCTCGTCATTCAAGTTCGTGCGATTGGGCTTTCGCCAGCGATACGCACGCGTTTAGATAAAACAAATTTCCGTGACTCTGCGTTCTTTGCGATGATGCGCGGGCATGAAGAGTTTATGAATGCTTATCTTGCGGGTGATCGCAACCAGGCCTTTGAAAAAGCATCGCGCTTTCGCATGATTGTGTGGGAGTGCCGTCGAGAGCTCGTGCAAGTCCACAAGCATCTTGACGAGTACGGCGTGAGCATCTCGTTGGTGTTCCAGATCGCAAAACTCAGCACTTATTTACAACGCATCGACAGTCTGCTTGAGATTTTGTTAACCGAGCGCCTGGATAGTCGTAAAGTCACAAGTTTCTTTTCAAAACTCGTTCAGGAAAATCAGGATCTGCGCAGTATCAAATCTTTGTTCTCGCAAAACATCGCTTTATTCGCCCGCAAAGTCGTAGAGCGTGCTGCCGAAACGGGAGAACACTACATCACGCGCACGAAAGAACAATACCGTCACATGCTCGCGGCCGCCGGCGGTGGTGGTGCGGTGACGGCGATCACGGTTTACGTGAAAGTAGGTATTTTGGCCTTGGGGTTGGGCGGTTTCGTCGAAGGTTCTTTAGCTTCGATCAACTATGCGCTGAGCTTCGTGCTCATTCATCTTGCGGGCTTTACGCTTGGAACGAAGCAGCCGGCGATGACAGCGCCAGCGCTAGCCGAAAAAATGGAAGACGTCGATACTGAAAAAGGGATGGCGGATCTTGTGACCGAGATCACGCATTTGATTCGCTCGCAGGTGGCGTCTATTCTAGGTAACGTGATGTTCGTTATTCCAACGGTCATCTTAATTGATACGGCTTTCTTTTTATTGGTTGGACACAATATCATGTCGATGGAAAAAGCCGTTTCTGCTTATAAATCCGTAGATATCTTAGGCCCCACGGTTATCTATGCTGCTTTCACGGGAATTCTTCTTTACTCGTCAAGTTTGATTGCCGGGTGGGGAGATAACTGGTTTGCTTTAAATTCTTTGCGTAAAACTCTTGCTCGCAGCCCTAGCTTGCGCGCTATTTTTGGTAAAAGAGGCGCTCGCAATATCGCGGTCTTTTTAGAAAATAATATTTCAGGTCTCTTAGGTAATATCTCTTTAGGTATCTTGTTAGGAATGGTGCCCGAGATCATGAAGTTTTTAAGCATTCCTTTGGATGTGCGACACGTAACGCTGTCATCGGGAACTTTAGCGGGCGCTTTACCTGTGCTAGGCCTGGATTTCTTAAAGACCTGGGACTTTTGGCGCGCGGTGATTGGGATCTTTTTTGTTGGCGCGTTCAACGTGCTTGTGAGTTTTGGTATGGCATTTTACACCGCGATCAAAGCTCGTGGCGTGAATGTCACTGAAAGACGGGCGATCCGCCGTGCGATCGCAAAAAGATTTTTCGCGAATCCTTTGAGCTTCTTTATACCCGTCGGAGCCTCCATAAGGTCTTCGTCGAGTGGGAACGAACATTGAAATCAAAGATCTCTATAGTTATTCCCGCGTACAATGAAGAGCAGCGCTTGCCTAAAACTTTGCAAGCGTTGAAGTCATTTGTCGCCGAAGAAAATCCCGATTGGGTGATCACGGAAGTTCTGGTTGTCGATGATGGATCAACGGATCAAACAGCAACAGTCGCGCAGAATGATCGTGAAGGATTTCCCCTGGTGCGCTTGATATCGTTGTCTCCCAATCAAGGAAAAGGTGCGGCTGTTCATGCAGGCTTTAAAGAGGCTACGGGCGATTATATCTTGGTGGCCGACGCCGACATGGCGACTCCGTGGGAGGAACTCTTTAAACTTTTTCCGTCGACGGTAAAATCAGACATGGTCATGGGGTCGCGAGGCCTCGTGCATAGTCATATAGAAAGACGTCAGCACTGGATTCGCCAGAACATGGGAAAGACATTTAATAAGATATTAAAGCTTCTGGTCGGACTTCCTTATCAGGATACGCAATGTGGTTTTAAACTTTTGCGCAATGATGAGGTGTTTCGCTCTGAAATCTTGCCGCGCTTGCAAGTGACAAGGTTTGCGTGGGATGTGGAGCTGATAGTTCTTCTCTTAAGAAGAAATAAAATCGTGACGGAAGTGCCGATTCGTTGGCGTCATCAAGATCACTCGCACGTGCACATTATTCGCGACAGTTTAGAAATGTTGTGGACGGTGATTAAACTGAAACTGCGCCTTCGCTGACGGAAAAAGTTCGTTGTCATAAAGAACAATTCTGTGATCTCAAACAAGAAAATGAAGACTCTTAGCGTCATTTACGTTGTTTTAATATTAAGCAGAAACCAAGCTCATAAATAATGTCTTCTATAAGGGTTTCTTATATTTAACCGCGTTCCTGTCTTAAATTTGAGCTGAGGTTCCACTTTGGAACTACCAGTGCCATGACAGAAAATTTCACTTTTTTAGGTGGAAAAAAAAATTGAAGTGGTTCCAAAAGAGTACTTGATAAATCTTTCAACCTGAAATGAAGTGCCTACCCATAGAGGACTTCAATAGTTGGAGTCCATGGATATGGGGGGACTTTAATGAAAAACGTATTTGCACTCATCGTTACGGTGTTGTTTGCGACTGCGGCTCAAGCTGAGCGTGTGATTGTTATTATGAAGGATAAACAAGCCTTCAAATCGGCACACATGGCGTATAAGATGAAGGGGTCTTATGCACTTAAAGGTTTCAACTGGGATCAACAACCAAATGGATTGGGACAAGTTGATGGTAAAGTTGAAGACAGCCTTGAGAATCTAAATACACTAATCATCGACACAAACAGCGAGTCAGAGATTGCTAAATTGAAAGCAAATCCTGCAGTTGCTTATGTTGAAAAAGAGATTTTCCACGAGGCGCCACGCCCAGTGAAAGGTTTCTTGGCGAAAGCTCAAAAATCTCAACAAAAAGTAGGTCAAAAAACTCCATGGGGTATCCATGCAGTTAAAGCTCCTCAAGCATGGGCTCTATCTAATCAAGGCCAAGGCGCTCGCGTTCTTGTTCTAGATACTGGTATTGATCAAGCTCACCCTTCTTTGAAGTCTAACTTCGAA is a window of Bdellovibrio bacteriovorus DNA encoding:
- a CDS encoding site-specific recombinase; its protein translation is MFTKLKALRARFIQYKRSGKVHSDLDVLLSGAKEQRQLEDQLQWLVKLMQWIRYEGSVDSHLEKETGRLPVARLRFLLMVLDRNPEWKKNVARILRTVVHEVSGIELYTDTGLPKELGMWSEFSDRLMMKLLPTPPLDHELGYLFWALFPDKDDPLWLASIDNVTFDKLVELFQYEVAAEERDWNRLQSDLEDALVYLVIQVRAIGLSPAIRTRLDKTNFRDSAFFAMMRGHEEFMNAYLAGDRNQAFEKASRFRMIVWECRRELVQVHKHLDEYGVSISLVFQIAKLSTYLQRIDSLLEILLTERLDSRKVTSFFSKLVQENQDLRSIKSLFSQNIALFARKVVERAAETGEHYITRTKEQYRHMLAAAGGGGAVTAITVYVKVGILALGLGGFVEGSLASINYALSFVLIHLAGFTLGTKQPAMTAPALAEKMEDVDTEKGMADLVTEITHLIRSQVASILGNVMFVIPTVILIDTAFFLLVGHNIMSMEKAVSAYKSVDILGPTVIYAAFTGILLYSSSLIAGWGDNWFALNSLRKTLARSPSLRAIFGKRGARNIAVFLENNISGLLGNISLGILLGMVPEIMKFLSIPLDVRHVTLSSGTLAGALPVLGLDFLKTWDFWRAVIGIFFVGAFNVLVSFGMAFYTAIKARGVNVTERRAIRRAIAKRFFANPLSFFIPVGASIRSSSSGNEH
- a CDS encoding dolichyl-phosphate beta-glucosyltransferase is translated as MKSKISIVIPAYNEEQRLPKTLQALKSFVAEENPDWVITEVLVVDDGSTDQTATVAQNDREGFPLVRLISLSPNQGKGAAVHAGFKEATGDYILVADADMATPWEELFKLFPSTVKSDMVMGSRGLVHSHIERRQHWIRQNMGKTFNKILKLLVGLPYQDTQCGFKLLRNDEVFRSEILPRLQVTRFAWDVELIVLLLRRNKIVTEVPIRWRHQDHSHVHIIRDSLEMLWTVIKLKLRLR